One Oncorhynchus keta strain PuntledgeMale-10-30-2019 chromosome 22, Oket_V2, whole genome shotgun sequence DNA window includes the following coding sequences:
- the LOC118401036 gene encoding CCR4-NOT transcription complex subunit 1 isoform X18, with protein MNLDSLSLALSQISYLVDNLTKKNYRASQQEIQHIVNRHGPEADRHLLRCLFSHVDFSGDGKSSGKDFHQFLIQECVSLISKPNFISTLCYAIDNPLHYQKSLKPSAHLFTQLSKVLKLSKVQEVIFGLALLNSCNADLRGFAAQFVKQKLPDLLRSYVDADLGVNQEGGFQDIAIEVLHLLLSHLLFGQKGASGVGQEQIDAFLKTLCRDFPQARCPVVLAPLLYPEKRDILMDRILPDSGELAKTMMESSLAEFMQEVGYGFCASLDECRNIILQYGVREVTASQVARVLGMMARTHSGLSDGIPLQSISAPGSGIWSDGKDKSDGSQAHTWNVEVLIDVVKEVNPNLNFKEVTYELDHPGFMIRDSKGLQMVVYGIQRGLGMEVFPVDLIYRPWKHAEGQLSFIQHSLMSPDVFCFADYPCHTVAIDILKAPPEDDNREIATWKSLDLVESLLRLSEVGQYEQVKQLFSFPIKHCPDMLVLALLQISTSWHTLRHELISTLMPIFLGNHPNSAIILHYAWHGQGQSPSIRQLIMHSMAEWYMRGEQYDQAKLSRILDVAQDLKSLSMLLNGTPFAFVIDLAALASRREYLKLDKWLTDKIREHGEPFIQACVTFLKRRCPSIMGGLAPEKDQPKSAQLPPETMATMLGCLQSCAGSVSQELSETILTMVANCSNVMNKARQPPPGVMPKGRAPSTSSLDAISPVQMDPLTAMGSLNLSSSATSHTQSMQGFPTPLGSAFSNPQSPAKAFPPLSNPNPSTPFGGIGSLSSQLGPLGSGIGSGLGMPAVSSDPFGTRKMSTPGLNPTTFQQTDLSQVWPEANQHFSKEIDDEANSYFQRIYNHPPHPTMSVDEVLEMLQRFKDSTIKREREVFNCMLRNLFEEYRFFPQYPDKELHITACLFGGIIEKGLVTYMALGLALRYVLEALRKPFGSKMYYFGIAALDRFKNRLKDYPQYCQHLASIGHFLQFPLHLQEYIEYGQQSRDPPVKMQGSITTPGSLALAQAQAQSQPPKAPQPGQPSTLVTTATATTTVAKTTTITRPTPGSFKKDVPPSINTTNIDTLLVATDQTERIVEPPENVQEKIAFIFNNLSQSNMTQKVEELKETVKEEFMPWVSQYLVMKRVSIEPNFHSLYSNFLDTLKNPEFVKMVLNETYRNIKVLLTSDKAAANFSDRSLLKNLGHWLGMITLAKNKPILYTDLEVKSLLLEAYVKGQQELLYVVPFVAKVLESSLRSVIFRPQNPWTMAIMNVLAELHTEHDLKLNLKFEIEVLCKNLSLDINDLKPGTLLKDKDKLKTLEEQLSAPKKEAKPPEEMIPIVSTGIQHFQTGMPLVGDFLPFAAAPSTPAPTTTCSATGPPTPQFSYHDINVYALAGLAPHINININIPLLQAHPQLKQCVRQSIERAVQELVHPVVDRSIKIAMTTCEQIVRKDFALDSEESRMRVAAHHMMRNLTAGMAMITCREPLLMSIATNLKNSFAAALRAPTPQQREMMEEAAARVAQDNCELACCFIQKTAVEKAGPEMDKRLATEFELRKHARQEGRRYCDPVVLTYQAERMPEQIRLKVGGVDPKQLAVYEEFARNVPGFLPSNDLSQPTGFLAQPMKQQAWATDDVAQIYDKCMADLEQHLHAIPPALSMNPQTQALRSLLEAVALARNSRDGIAALGLLQKAVEGLLDATSGADADLLLRYRECHLLVLKALQDGRAYGPLWCNKQITRCLIECRDEYKYNVEAVELLIRNHLVNMQQYDLHLAQSMENGLHYMAVAFAMQLVKLLLVDERSVSHITEADLFHTIETLMRTSAHSRANAPEGLPQLMDVVRSNYEAMIDRAHGGPNFMMHSGISQASEYDDPPGLREKAEYLLREWVNLYHSAAAGRDSTKAFSAFVGQMHQQGILKTDDLITRFFRLCTEMCVEISYRAQAEQQHNPAASAAIIRAKCYHNLDAFVRLIALLVKHSGEATNTVTKINLLNKVLGIVVGVLIQDHDVRQTEFQQLPYHRIFIMLLLELNAPEHVLETINFQTLTAFCNTFHILRPTKAPGFVYAWLELISHRIFIARMLAHTPQQKGWPMYAQLLIDLFKYLAPFLRNVELNKPMQILYKGTLRVLLVLLHDFPEFLCDYHYGFCDVIPPNCIQLRNLILSAFPRNMRLPDPFTPNLKVDMLSEINIAPRILTNFTGVMPSQFKKDLDSYLKTRSPVTFLSELRSNLQVSNEPGNRYNIQLINALVLYVGTQAIAHIHNKGSTPSMSTITHSAHMDIFQNLAVDLDTEGRYLFLNAIANQLRYPNSHTHYFSCTMLYLFAEANTEAIQEQITRVLLERLIVNRPHPWGLLITFIELIKNPAFKFWSHDFVHCAPEIEKLFQSVAQCCMGQKQAQQVMEGTGAS; from the exons ATGAATCTTGACTCGCTCTCGCTGGCTTTGTCTCAAATCAGCTACCTGGTGGACAATTTAACAAAGAAAAACTACAGAGCCAGCCAGCAGGAAATACAGCAT ATTGTGAATCGTCACGGCCCTGAGGCGGACAGGCATTTATTACGCTGTCTCTTCTCCCATGTGGATTTCAGTGGTGATGGTAAAAGCAGTGGCAAAGATTTTCATCAG TTTCTGATCCAGGAGTGTGTTTCACTGATTTCAAAGCCTAATTTTATTTCAACACTTTGCTACGCCATCGACAATCCTTTGCACTACCAGAAG AGTTTGAAGCCGTCGGCCCACTTGTTCACTCAGTTGAGTAAAGTTCTCAAGCTAAGCAAGGTTCAAGAA GTGATATTTGGCCTTGCTTTGCTCAATTCGTGCAACGCAGACCTTCGTGGTTTTG CCGCGCAGTTCGTCAAACAAAAGCTCCCTGATCTCCTCCGCTCGTACGTGGACGCTGACCTTGGCGTTAACCAGGAAGGTGGCTTCCAAGATATTGCCATAGAGGTACTGCACCTGCTCCTCTCCCATCTTCTGTTTGGCCAGAAGGGAGCCAGTGGCGTCGGACAAGAGCAGATTGACGCTTTCCTCAAGACACTGTGCAGAG attTCCCGCAGGCGCGCTGCCCTGTGGTGCTTGCACCGCTGCTGTACCCTGAAAAACGGGACATTCTGATGGACAGGATTCTGCCAGACTCGGGAGAGTTAGCCAAGACCATGATGGAGAGTTCTCTTGCAGAGTTCATGCAGGAAGTTGGCTATGGCTTTTGTGCAAG CCTTGATGAATGCCGCAACATAATTCTACAGTATGGGGTACGAGAGGTTACTGCCAGCCAGGTGGCCAGGGTCCTGGGGATGATGGCTCGTACCCACTCTGGCTTGTCTGATGGAATCCCCCTACAG TCCATCTCTGCTCCCGGCAGTGGCATTTGGAGTGATGGAAAGGACAAAAGTGATGGTTCTCAGGCCCACACTTGGAATGTAGAAGTTCTGATTGACGTGGTCAAAGAAGTT AACCCCAATCTGAACTTCAAAGAGGTGACCTACGAGCTCGATCACCCTGGCTTTATGATCCGGGACAGTAAGGGTCTTCAGATGGTGGTGTATGGGATCCAGAGGGGCCTGGGTATGGAAGTGTTCCCTGTCGACCTCATCTACCGGCCCTGGAAGCATGCTGAGGGACAG CTGTCATTCATTCAGCACTCCCTCATGAGCCCAGATGTGTTCTGCTTCGCTGACTACCCCTGCCACACCGTAGCCATCGACATACTGAAGGCGCCACCCGAGGACGATAACAGGGAGATAGCCACCTG GAAGAGCCTGGACCTGGTGGAGAGCCTCCTGCGCCTCTCTGAGGTGGGCCAGTACGAGCAGGTGAAGCAGCTCTTCAGTTTCCCCATCAAACACTGTCCTGACATGCTGGTGCTGGCGCTGCTGCAGATCAGCACCTCCTGGCACACCCTGCGCCACGAGCTCATCTCCACCCTCATGCCCATCTTCCTGGGCAACCACCCCAACTCCGCCATCATCTTGCACTACGCGTGGCACGGACAGGGCCAGTCCCCCTCTATCCGCCAGCTGATCATGCACTCGATGGCAGAGTGGTACATGAGAGGAGAGCAGTACGACCAGGCCAAGCTGTCCCGCATCCTGGATGTGGCCCAGGACTTGAAG tctctttcaATGCTGCTAAATGGTACTCCATTTGCCTTTGTTATTGACCTTGCTGCACTTGCCTCTCGCCGTGAATACCTCAAACTTGACAAATGGCTGACTGACAAAATCCGAGAGCACGGG GAGCCCTTCATCCAGGCATGTGTAACGTTCCTGAAGAGGCGCTGTCCCTCTATTATGGGTGGTCTGGCCCCAGAGAAGGACCAGCCCAAAAGCGCCCAGCTCCCCCCGGAAACGATGGCTACCATGCTGGGCTGTCTGCAGTCCTGTGCCGG GAGTGTGTCTCAAGAGCTCTCTGAGACTATCTTGACCATGGTTGCCAACTGTAGCAACGTCATGAACAAAGCCCGCCAGCCACCACCGGGGGTCATGCCAAAGGGACGTGCTCCCAGCACCAGCAGCCTAGACGCCATTTCCCCTGTGCAG ATGGATCCCCTGACAGCCATGGGTTCACTGAACCTGAGcagctctgccacctctcacaCACAGAGCATGCAGGGCTTCCCTACCCCGCTGGGCTCTGCCTTCAGCAACCCCCAGTCCCCAGCTAAGGCCTTCCCTCCACTgtccaaccccaaccccagcacACCGTTTGGGGGGATTGGAAGCCTCTCTTCACAGCTAG GTCCGCTGGGATCAGGCATTGGTTCTGGTCTTGGAATGCCAGCGGTGAGCAGCGATCCGTTTGGGACGAGGAAGATGAGCACACCGGGCCTGAATCCGACCACCTTTCAGCAGA CTGACTTATCTCAGGTGTGGCCCGAGGCTAACCAGCACTTTAGTAAGGAGATTGACGATGAGGCTAACAGTTACTTCCAGCGCATCTACAACCACCCTCCGCACCCCACCATGTCTGTGGATGAG GTGCTGGAGATGTTGCAGAGGTTCAAGGACTCCACCATCAAGCGAGAGCGGGAGGTCTTTAACTGTATGCTGAGGAACTTGTTTGAGGAGTACCGCTTCTTCCCCCAGTACCCCGACAAGGAGCTGCACATCACCGCCTGCCTGTTCGGGGGGATCATCGAGAAGGGTCTTGTCACCTACATGGCCCTTGGACTGGCCCTCAGATATGTCCTTGAAGCCTTAAGGAAGCCATTTGGATCCAAAATGTATTACTTTGGAATCGCTGCTCTAGATAGATTCAAAAATAG gctgaAGGACTATCCCCAATATTGTCAGCACTTGGCCTCGATCGGCCACTTTCTGCAATTCCCCCTTCATTTGCAAGAG TATATCGAGTATGGCCAACAGTCACGGGATCCTCCAGTGAAGATGCAAGGATCCATCACCACCCCTGGAAGCCTGGCGTTGGCTCAAGCTCAGGCCCAGTCTCAGCCTCCCAAAGCCCCCCAGCCTGGACAGCCCAGCACCCTGGTCACCACAGCTACCGCCACCACCACTGTCGCCAAAACCACTACCATCACCCGACCTACCCCTGGCAGCTTCAAGAAGGATGTGCCG CCTTCCATCAACACCACAAACATTGACACTCTGCTAGTAGCAACAGACCAAACTGAGAGGATTGTGGAACCCCCAGAGAATGTTCAAGAGAAAATTGCTTTCATCTTCAATAACCTGTCACAATCCAACATGACACAGAAG GTCGAGGAGTTAAAGGAAACTGTGAAAGAGGAGTTTATGCCCTGGGTTTCCCAGTATCTTGTCATGAAAAGGGTCAGCATCGAGCCCAACTTCCACAGCCTATATTCCAACTTTCTAGACACCCTGAAGAACCCCGAGTTTGTCAAAATGGTCCTGAATGAAACTTACAGAAACATCAAG GTTCTCCTTACCTCTGATAAGGCAGCTGCAAACTTCTCTGATCGATCCCTACTGAAGAACTTGGGCCACTGGCTTGGCATGATCACTCTGGCTAAAAACAAGCCCATCCTGTACACG GATTTGGAGGTGAAATCCCTCTTGTTGGAAGCCTATGTCAAGGGGCAGCAGGAGCTACTCTATGTGGTCCCGTTTGTGGCCAAAGTCCTGGAATCCAGTTTGCGTAGTGTG ATCTTCCGACCTCAGAATCCCTGGACCATGGCCATCATGAATGTTCTGGCAGAGTTGCATACGGAACATGATCTAAAG CTGAACTTAAAGTTTGAGATTGAGGTGCTGTGTAAGAACTTATCACTGGACATCAACGACCTGAAGCCTGGCACCCTGCTGAAAGACAAAGACAAGTTGAAGACTCTGGAGGAGCAGCTCTCTGCACCAAAGAAAGAGGCCAAGCCCCCTGAAGAAATGATCCCTATTGTTAGCACAGGTATCCAGCACTTTCAAACTGGGATGCCCCTTGTCG GAGACTTTCTTCCATTTGCAGCTGCACCATCCACTCCCGCCCCAACCACCACTTGCTCAGCTACTGGGCCCCCTACCCCGCAGTTTAGCTATCATGACATCAATGTGTACGCCCTTGCAGGGCTAGCCCCTCACATCAATATCAACATCAAC ATCCCCTTGCTTCAAGCCCACCCTCAGCTCAAGCAGTGTGTGAGACAGTCCATTGAGCGGGCTGTGCAAGAGCTTGTCCACCCCGTAGTGGACCGCTCCATCAAGATTGCCATGACCACCTGCGAGCAGATCGTCAGGAAGGACTTTGCTCTGGACTCGGAGGAGTCGCGCATGCGTGTGGCAGCTCATCATATGATGCGCAACTTGACCGCCGGCATGGCCATGATCACCTGCCGGGAGCCCCTGCTCATGAGCATCGCCACCAACCTGAAGAACAGCTTTGCCGCTGCCCTCAGG GCCCCCACCCCCcagcagagagagatgatggaggaaGCTGCTGCCAGGGTTGCCCAGGACAACTGTGAGCTGGCCTGCTGCTTCATCCAGAAGACTGCAGTGGAGAAGGCTGGCCCAGAGATGGACAAGAGGCTGGCGACG GAGTTTGAGCTGAGGAAGCATGCCCGTCAGGAGGGCCGTCGCTACTGTGACCCCGTTGTGCTGACCTACCAGGCTGAGCGCATGCCAGAGCAGATCAGACTCAAG GTTGGAGGCGTAGACCCCAAACAGCTGGCGGTGTATGAGGAGTTTGCCCGGAATGTTCCAGGCTTCCTACCCAGCAACGACCTGTCTCAGCCCACAGGATTCCTTGCCCAGCCCATGAAG caacaggcaTGGGCCACGGACGACGTGGCTCAGATCTATGACAAGTGCATGGCAGACCTGGAGCAGCACCTCCACGCCATCCCTCCAGCGCTGTCCATGAACCCTCAGACCCAGGCTTTGCGCAGCCTACTGGAGGCTGTGGCCCTAGCCAGGAACTCCCGGGATGGCATTGCCGCTCTGGGCCTGCTGCAGAAG GCTGTGGAGGGTCTGCTGGATGCTACCAGTGGTGCCGATGCCGACTTGCTTCTGCGGTACAGAGAGTGCCACCTGCTGGTGCTCAAAGCCCTCCAGGACGGCCGGGCATACGGGCCACTGTGGTGCAACAAGCAGATTACCAG GTGCCTGATTGAGTGCCGTGATGAGTACAAGTACAACGTGGAGGCTGTGGAGCTGCTGATCAGAAACCACCTGGTCAACATGCAGCAGTACGACCTGCACCTGGCACAG TCTATGGAGAATGGGCTGCACTACATGGCGGTGGCGTTTGCCATGCAGCTGGTGAAGCTGCTGTTGGTGGATGAGCGCAGTGTGAGCCACATTACCGAGGCAGACTTGTTCCACACTATCGAGACTCTGATGCGAACCAGCGCCCACTCCAGGGCCAACGCACCTGAGGG GCTTCCTCAGCTGATGGACGTGGTCCGTTCCAACTACGAGGCCATGATCGACCGGGCCCACGGAGGACCCAACTTTATGATGCACTCTGGCATCTCCCAGGCATCCGAGTACGACGACCCACCGGGCCTGAGGGAGAAGGCTGAGTACCTGCTGAGGGAATGGGTCAACCTGTACCACTCTGCAGCTGCCGGCCGGGACAGTACCAAGGCCTTCTCTGCCTTTGTGGGCCAG ATGCACCAGCAGGGCATTCTGAAGACCGATGACCTGATCACTCGTTTCTTCCGGCTGTGCACGGAGATGTGTGTGGAGATTAGCTACCGCGCCcaggccgagcagcagcacaacccCGCGGCCAGCGCCGCCATCATCAGAGCCAAGTGTTACCATAACCTGGATGCCTTTGTGCGCCTCATCGCCCTGCTGGTCAAGCACTCCGGAGAGGCCACCAACACTGTCACCAAGATCAACCTGCTCAACAAG GTTCTAGGTATTGTGGTTGGAGTGTTGATCCAGGACCATGATGTGAGGCAGACTGAGTTCCAGCAGTTGCCTTACCACCGCATCTTCATCATGCTGTTGCTCGAGCTCAATGCCCCCGAGCACGTGCTGGAGACCATCAACTTCCAGACCCTCACCGCCTTCTG CAACACTTTCCACATCCTGAGGCCTACCAAAGCCCCTGGCTTTGTTTACGCTTGGCTGGAGTTGATCTCTCACCGTATCTTCATCGCCAGGATGCTGGCGCACACCCCACAGCAGAAG GGTTGGCCCATGTATGCCCAACTTCTCATTGATCTGTTCAAGTACCTGGCGCCCTTCCTGAGGAATGTTGAGCTTAACAAACCTATGCAAATCCTCTACAAG GGTACCCTGCGTGTCCTTCTGGTCCTACTGCATGACTTCCCAGAGTTCCTGTGTGACTACCACTACGGCTTCTGCGACGTCATCCCACCCAACTGCATCCAGCTCCGCAACCTGATTCTGAGTGCCTTCCCACGCAACATGAGGCTTCCAGACCCCTTCACTCCCAATCTGAAG GTTGACATGCTCAGCGAGATCAACATTGCGCCGCGCATCCTCACAAACTTCACCGGAGTGATGCCCTCTCAGTTCAAGAAGGATCTGGACTCGTACCTGAAGACGCGCTCCCCCGTCACCTTCCTCTCTGAGCTCCGCAGCAATCTGCAG GTGTCAAATGAGCCAGGCAACCGTTACAACATCCAGCTGATCAACGCTCTGGTGCTGTATGTGGGAACCCAGGCCATCGCACACATCCACAACAAGGGCAGCACCCCCTCCATGAGCACCATCACTCACTCAGCCCACATGGACATCTTCCAGAACCTGGCTGTGGACCTGGACACTGAGG GGCGTTATCTCTTCCTGAATGCCATTGCCAATCAGCTGCGCTACCCAAACAGCCACACCCATTACTTCAGCTGCACCATGCTGTACCTGTTTGCTGAGGCCAACACTGAGGCAATCCAGGAGCAGATTACCAG GGTTCTTCTGGAGAGGCTGATTGTGAACCGGCCTCATCCCTGGGGACTGCTCATCACCTTCATCGAGCTCATCAAGAATCCCGCCTTCAAGTTCTGGAGCCACGACTTTGTACACTGTGCCCCGGAGATCGAGAA gttgtTCCAGTCAGTGGCTCAGTGCTGCATGGGGCAAAAGCAGGCTCAGCAGGTGATGGAGGGCACTGGtgccagttag